The Mycobacterium avium subsp. avium genomic sequence CATTGACCTTCTCCCACGCCGGGGTGATCGGCAGGCCCTGGGAGAAGGCCGGTCCATCGGTCAGCACGCCGAGGTTGCCGACCCGCCGGTGCGCCCTGGCGAATCCGTCCGATTTGAGCGCCGAGCGCAGCACCGGAACGAACAGGCAGGATTCACCGATCAGCGCCTGCCCGACGGGCCCGGTGGCGAACTTGACGAACTCCCAGGCCTGCTCCTTGCGCGGGCTGCTCGACGAGATAGCCAGCCCGGTGGCGCCGATGTCGGAACAGGCGGGCTGCCCCTTGCCGACCGCCGGACCGACCGGCAACGGAGCGACGTCGAAATCAAGGCCCTCGGCGCGGATGTAGGTCTGGTAGCGCCAGTGCCCGCCGAGCGCCATGGCGGCCCTGCCCACGGCGAACAGGTTGGGCGTCGACATCGACTGTGTCTCCGAGGCATTGGGGGCGACCCGGTATTTGTTGGCCAGGTCGGCGTAGAACTGCACCGCCTCCTGGAAGGCGGCGTTGTCGAAGTTGAAGTGAGTCGGGTTCAGCCGCGGATCCGACCAGGGCACGCCGTTGTTCATGGCGAACAGGCCGGCCGAGTAGTAGGAGCCCCAGGTGTTGACGAATCCGTACTGGGCGGCCCTGCCGGAGGCGTCACGCTTGGTCAGCGCGCGCGCCGCGTTCAGGAATTCGGTGAAGTCCCAAGGGTGTTCCCACGCCGTGGGCGGCGACGGCACTCCGGCCTCGTCGAAGAGCCGCTTGTTGTAGAACAGGTAGTTGCCCGACCATTGCTCGGGAAGGGCGTACTGCTTGCCGTTGAAGGTGAAGGTCTCGTACAGCGCGGGGATGCTGTCGGCCTGCAGCTGCTGGGCGAACGCCTTGTCCCGCGCCAGCAGCGGGCCCAGATCCAGCAGCACACCGCGGTCGGCGAGTTCGGCGTAGGACAGTTCCCACGCCATCAGCACGTCGGGGCATCTGCCGCCGACGCAAAACGTCGAAAGTTGTTGCATCACGCCGGGCCCGGACAGCACCGCTCGCACCTTGATGTCGGGGTGGCGGCGCGCGAACTCGTCGATGATGCGCATCCGCGCGTCCCGCTCCTCCGGATTGGCCGCGAAGAAGAAGGTCAGCGCGCCGTCGTCGTCGGAGCCGCAGCCGGCCGACCATGGGGCGAGCGCCGCCGCGGAAAGCGCGCCCGCACCGCGCAGCAGGCTGCGCCGTCCGAACGGCCTATCGAGCATGGTCCTCCCGGTCTGGCCCGGTGCCGGTCCGGTGGCCGGCGTCCTCTGACGTCCTTGGTACCCGATCAGGTTGTGATGTTCCTGAACCGGCCGGCGGGTGGCAGCGCCAGCGTTGCCCGGCGGATGCGCTCAGGGTCGCCGGTGATGTCGATCGTGTGGATGCGATCGTCGGCCCCGATGCCGATCATCAACAGGATCTGGGCGCGCCCGCGGGCAGCGATCACGATGCCCGGTGTCCCGTCGATGAGCATGACAGCACCGGCGCGGGCCCGCCCGGCGAATCGACGGGTCTCCTGCGCGACCCGGGTGGCGCCGCGCAGCGCGGTCGGCACGTCCGCGGGCACCAGGACAGGATCGACCGTGCGCAGTACGTCGGGGGCCAGCAGCTGCAGCAGCGCGGCGATGTCACCGCCGCGCGAGGCCGCCAGGAACGCCTGCACCACCTCGACGTGGCGCTCGATCCGGTGCCCGTCCCGGCGGGGTGGGCCGGCCGGGGCGGCGTGCAGCCGGTCGCGGGCCCGGCTGGCCAGCTTCTTGGCGGCGTCCGGCGACCGGTTCAACAATTCGGCGATCGTCTCGAACGGCATGGCGAACACGTCGTGCAGGACGAAGGCGACGCGCTGCGCCGGCGAGAGCCGATCGAGCACCACCAGCAGCGCGGTGCTCACCGACTCGGCCAGCAGGGTGTCCTCGTCGGCCGGCGACGACGCCGGCACGGCCAGCCGGTCCAGCTCCTCGGGCGCGGCGAGCGGTAGCTCGGCACGCCGTTTGCGCGCCCGCAGCTGATCGAGGGCCTCGCGCGCGGTGATCGTCGTGAACCAGCCGGACAGGTTGTCGACCGCCGCGAAGTCCGCGCGGCTGGCCTTGAGCCAGGCCGACTGCACCGCATCGTCGGCGTCGGCCAGCGAACCCAGCAGCTGGAACGCGACCGACCTCAGGTGGCGCCGGTCGTCGTCGAAACGCTGCGCCAGCTCCGCCAAATTTCGTGGGGCGTTCATGGGTCACCTTTTCCGCACGGCAGTCGTCAAGTTGGTGACCGCATCCCTCCGACATGCCAAGGAGACGACCATGACCATACCGATCGCGGGTCGCGGGGCGCTGTGTACCCGCGCGGCCGGCCGCGGCGAGAACCCCGGAAACGGCTGCGCGGCAAGGGATTGATGCACATGAACACCGTATTCGTCGGAATCATACTGTTCACCGCGGCCATCACCGCCGCGATCGCGGTGGCCGACTTCGTCCCGGCGCGATTCGTGCTGGCCAACTCGGCCGAGGTCGGGGTGCCGCGGTCCTGGCTGCCCGCGCTGGGTGCGGCGAAATTGGCCGGGGCCGCCGGCCTCGTCGTCGGGCTGCTGGGGTTGCCGGCGCTGGGAATCGCCGCGGCCGCCGGGCTGGTGGTGTTCTTCGTCGGTGCGGTGCTGACGCACCTGCGGGCCGGCGTGCTGTACAACATCGCGTTTCCCGGGGCCTACCTGTGTCTGTCCGCAGCATCGCTGGCCTGGATGGCTCTCCGCTGAATCGGGCGCGAGGTCAGGCCGGGAAGTAGCGGATCCGGTTGATCGCGTTGGCCCGCCAGGCCACATCGGCGAACACGATGGCGCGGCCGTGACCCGAATGCAGCGAGACCGCCACGGCGGGGCCGACGCTGTTCATCTTGGTGAGGCCCGCCCCCGCCAACTGTTCGGCCAATTCGGCCAGTTCGATCGGGTCGCGGTCGCCCAAAGTTATTGCCGCCGTTGATGACAACGCCTGCGCAGCGGCGAACTTGTCGCCGGCTGCGACGGCGTCGAGGAAGCGCCGCACCAGCCGCTGGTGCGGCGCGCCCACGCGGCGGAAGCCGGCCATGAAGCCCGCGCTGCCCCGCCATCCCTGATTGCGCAGCAGCCCGCGGTACAGGTCCACGGCGGGGCGCGCCGCGCCCGGGCCGCTGCGCAGGAACTGGACCATCATGGCCGGAAGCTCCCAATAGGCGCGCAGCGCGCCGATTAGCCACTCGCCGTTGGTTTCTCGAAGGTCGTAGCGCAGGAACGCGGGAATGTACATGGTGACCGCCGGGCCCATCGCCACCTCGAGCTCCAGGTCGCGCAGCACCGTCGTGCCGAAGACGATGTCGAGGTCGCGGTGGAACCTGATGTCCCGGGGGCCGATGAACGTGTCATAGA encodes the following:
- a CDS encoding ABC transporter substrate-binding protein — protein: MLDRPFGRRSLLRGAGALSAAALAPWSAGCGSDDDGALTFFFAANPEERDARMRIIDEFARRHPDIKVRAVLSGPGVMQQLSTFCVGGRCPDVLMAWELSYAELADRGVLLDLGPLLARDKAFAQQLQADSIPALYETFTFNGKQYALPEQWSGNYLFYNKRLFDEAGVPSPPTAWEHPWDFTEFLNAARALTKRDASGRAAQYGFVNTWGSYYSAGLFAMNNGVPWSDPRLNPTHFNFDNAAFQEAVQFYADLANKYRVAPNASETQSMSTPNLFAVGRAAMALGGHWRYQTYIRAEGLDFDVAPLPVGPAVGKGQPACSDIGATGLAISSSSPRKEQAWEFVKFATGPVGQALIGESCLFVPVLRSALKSDGFARAHRRVGNLGVLTDGPAFSQGLPITPAWEKVNALMDRNFGPILRGSRPATSLAGLSRSVDEVLRSP
- a CDS encoding sigma-70 family RNA polymerase sigma factor, with translation MNAPRNLAELAQRFDDDRRHLRSVAFQLLGSLADADDAVQSAWLKASRADFAAVDNLSGWFTTITAREALDQLRARKRRAELPLAAPEELDRLAVPASSPADEDTLLAESVSTALLVVLDRLSPAQRVAFVLHDVFAMPFETIAELLNRSPDAAKKLASRARDRLHAAPAGPPRRDGHRIERHVEVVQAFLAASRGGDIAALLQLLAPDVLRTVDPVLVPADVPTALRGATRVAQETRRFAGRARAGAVMLIDGTPGIVIAARGRAQILLMIGIGADDRIHTIDITGDPERIRRATLALPPAGRFRNITT
- a CDS encoding DoxX family protein, whose product is MNTVFVGIILFTAAITAAIAVADFVPARFVLANSAEVGVPRSWLPALGAAKLAGAAGLVVGLLGLPALGIAAAAGLVVFFVGAVLTHLRAGVLYNIAFPGAYLCLSAASLAWMALR
- a CDS encoding nuclear transport factor 2 family protein, which encodes MVAPLDRQQLLAAVERSPQAAAEHDRAAWVALFTPDGRIEDPVGSRPHLGRTQIGRFYDTFIGPRDIRFHRDLDIVFGTTVLRDLELEVAMGPAVTMYIPAFLRYDLRETNGEWLIGALRAYWELPAMMVQFLRSGPGAARPAVDLYRGLLRNQGWRGSAGFMAGFRRVGAPHQRLVRRFLDAVAAGDKFAAAQALSSTAAITLGDRDPIELAELAEQLAGAGLTKMNSVGPAVAVSLHSGHGRAIVFADVAWRANAINRIRYFPA